One part of the Pithys albifrons albifrons isolate INPA30051 chromosome 21, PitAlb_v1, whole genome shotgun sequence genome encodes these proteins:
- the LOC139681622 gene encoding 1-acyl-sn-glycerol-3-phosphate acyltransferase alpha-like yields MELFLLHYPFTCLFIAFLVLYQVKASFRFFCKMTFYKLWVFTVSAVMVVLSIPRGRSVENMMFFPKFLLPLKYIFGIQIVVKGKENLRTKKPFVLVLNHQTSLDILVMMEILPQRCVPIAKKEILYMGTFGLACWLGGVIFIDRRNREGSISTLTDVAQSLHKDNLRVLIFPEGTRNHGGSMLPFKRGAFQLAVKAQVPIIPVVFSSYNSFYNQKEKRFTPGKLIIQILPPVETLNLGLDDVPKLTAQVRDSMLSTYHGISGMTNGASHQ; encoded by the exons atggAGCTCTTCCTGCTGCACTACCCCTTCACTTGCCTCTTCATTGCCTTTCTAGTCCTCTACCAGGTGAAAGCTTCCTTCAGGTTCTTCTGCAAGATGACCTTCTACAAGCTGTGGGTGTTCACTGTGAGTGCTGTGATGGTTGTGCTCAGCATCCCCCGGGGACGGAGCGTGGAGAACATGAT gtttttcCCAAAATTTCTCCTGCCTCTCAAATACATCTTTGGTATCCAGATAGTGGTGAAGGGCAAGGAGAACCTCAGGACTAAGAAACCTTTTGTGTTGGTGCTGAACCACCAGACCTCCCTTGACATCCTGG TGATGATGGAGATCTTGCCCCAGCGCTGTGTGCCCATTGCGAAGAAGGAGATCCTGTACATGGGCACCTTCGGGCTGGCGTGTTGGCTGGGAGGGGTCATCTTCATCGACCGCAGGAACAGGGAGGGCTCCATCAGCACCCTCACAGACGTGGCCCAGTCCCTGCACAAGGACAAC TTACGTGTCTTGATCTTCCCTGAAGGAACTCGCAACCACGGGGGGTCCATGTTGCCCTTCAAACGTGGGGCCTTCCAGCTGGCTGTGAAAGCCCAG GTCCCCATTATTCCTGTAGTGTTCTCTTCCTACAACAGCTTCTACAACCAGAAGGAGAAGAGGTTCACCCCAG GAAAACTCATCATCCAGATCCTGCCCCCAGTGGAGACCCTCAACCTGGGCCTGGACGATGTCCCCAAGCTGACGGCGCAGGTCCGGGACTCCATGCTCAGCACCTACCACGGGATCTCAGGAATGACAAACGGAGCTTCCCATCAGTGA